From the Triticum urartu cultivar G1812 chromosome 4, Tu2.1, whole genome shotgun sequence genome, the window tatttaggaacggagggagtattacatAAGTTCTACAGAATATAACCAAATTGTTCATAAATAAAAGCAAGTGTAAAAATAGGGTGTGTTGCAACATATAGTTGTATCTACTAATAAACTGGAAACATTAGTTTGTTCTTGTGTTCGTTAACATCTCTGGTAGCTTATATAATAATTAGTGTGAACACCTACGAACATATTCCTCTTTCCAAATGAGAAGGGTATGTTCTGAGGCGAAGCTAATGCAGATAGTAGTAGCGGATGCTTGACATGAAGGGATGATACCGTACTCAGGCTTCATCTTGCTAATCATAATATGAAATCTCTACAAAATATTAGAATGGGCTAATGAGTCTGGGCATTATATGCAAGCTATACAAAATTCTTATAGATCATACACTGAGATTGGACAGAGATTAGTAACATTGTGCATGTAGAATATAAGTAAATAAGATGGAACTTCACAATTGACAGAAGCAACGAATATTTTGAGGAGAGATCCAATTAATATTGCAGCTGAAAGAAAATAGAAGGTGCCTGCAAGAAATGACGATGTAGGTGGAAGCAACGTATCAATCCCCTGCTACTTGAGCAGGAAAAATAAGGTACCTATGTACGTATACATGGAGGTAAGAGGGCAGAGGGAATTGCAAGCTTTCCCTTTTTAATAAAGTGTCTAAGGCATTAAGACAATCAGCAAGAGCACCATCGAAAACTAGAAAGTGCACTGGAATAGCACCACTTGAGCTATCAAATGTTTAATAGAAGAAATTAATTGCACAGCTGCTAGTTTGATTCACGTCGTTAAAGCTTGTGTTAAGCAATTCAGTAAGCATCTCCCAACAAAGCAGTAGGAGCAGTAAAGGAGCAGAGATACTGAATTAACTTAAAAGGTGGGTTCCTCCAGAAACAATGACATAAACTTAATCTGCAGAAGAAATACTATGCCTGAAAACTATAGATGTTCTAGGACTAAAGGTGCCAATGGCCATGGGAAATAAATAGCAGGAATTCCAGCGCTTTAAGCATGGAACAAACAGAATAATAAATGCATGAATAGTAAGGAAAATCGGGTGAGTATGAAAGAACAAAGTAAAGGCACATGAACTTCATCTTGGCAAGGTGATGATTCATGGTATGTGCCATGGAGATGGATCCAAAATCACAATTTCTTGGCTGCAAATATATGGGCATGAAGTCAGGTATACTATTTAATAACTTTTTTGTTGAAAGAAAAGGCAGAGCAGTTTCTGCCTTAGGCATTTCAAAACATGTATGAAACCTGAGTGACCGATTTCAATTACATGAAGGTAATGTTAACACTGCACGGAAAGTGCAGCTGGCCATTACCAAGCTGTGTTAAGCTAGAAACAGAGGAGGAGAAAGAGATAAGAGGCACAGGTTATTTATTAATAACTTTATTAACAGGTTAACTGAACCTTGGTCCTGTGACTTACGCCCTGGCTGTTGGGAGCAGTGTCTAAAATATGTTTTTCTACTTGATTAGATTAATTACTTGGTAGCTGATTTTGTACCTACAATATGCAAGATCGAGTTAATTAGGCTGATCCCAACTGCAAAGAGTCCTGTTCTTCCTCGCCCAATGCAAGCCACGCCTACCGGCTCGCCAGCTCCACGCCAGAGCAAAGGGAGGACTGAAGGGGCTTCACGACGGGAAGCAGCAAGGTTCATGTTGCCTTGCGATGGAGCGGAGTGGAGTATGGAGGGCGGCCTCAGACGAGTGAAGCCGATGTGGACGGTCAGAGGAGCCCGGCTAGGCGAAGCCAATGTGGGGCACCGGTGAGGCGCTGCAGGTGCCCGGTGACACCTTTCTCTTCTCTTTTTTGAAAGGTACACCGCAGAATTACTGGACTTCTATTAAGGTAGTACTCCTGCAACAGTACAATATGCAAAGGACAACGAAGCCGCAGACGAAGAAGAAAACTTGCAGCCAACCCTGGTCACGGAGAGACACCATCGCTTGACGCTCTGTGCACCGCAGTTGTAGTCTGCCCTTGAAGACGAAATCTTGAGGGCGGTAAACACGCATCGGACGGAGACACCCTCCATGCCTCGTCGAGATCGCGCCGGAATACCCCACCTGAATAGGTTGAGGTCTGATTTCGCCGAGATCGAGCCACATCTTTGAGTGGTGACATGGTATTGCATTGCAGAGCTGGATTCCGAAGGCAGCGGCCGAAGATGAGATACGCAGACGAAGTGCTGCTTTGTTCATTAGTGAAAATGCGGTGGGAGCCTGGGAGGTGGAGGATACGATGCATCTGGTCTTTTAGAATGGTTCATATGTATGGCAAGGAGAAGCAGTATCGCGATCATGTGGAGATCAAGCTAATTTATAGGGAGGGCAAAAAAAGATGCAAGGAAGGGCAGAAGACGGCACATTTTTTTCTTGATCGCCTAGATCAGTTCCCGTCTAGTCGTTTCTCATGGATTTGTTGAGTATCTATGATGTGGGCTGCTTTAATTGCCAGTTCGCTAGTGGGAGAAAACAAAACGACTGAAAACGAATGGGCTGCCATGTATGCTAGACTAATGGATTGCCAGTCTGCTAGCAAAGAAAACTGAACAGGCAGAAAAACAACCACAGGACAAAAACCGAATAGCCACTTTGTAGAGAGCTGGTGACATGGCAGGATAGCTGAGGTGGATAGGTTGATGAGGTGGATAGCCTACACGTTAAGAGAAATAAGATAGTGGGGAtgaactatttaggtattatagataCGATAACAACTGATAATATCCTAGTGCCAAGAATCACAAGAAAAAAGGAAAATCTAACAACTGATACAAGGAACGACATCTTTTTTATATTCATTAGTCTACCAATATTCCGATTGCCAACACAGTTTGTAGTTCTTGCAACACATATCATGTTTTGTCAGTATATGGATAGGCAACAGGTCTCTCCCCTTCGCTTTTGCAGTTCAAAACATGTGGTTGGCTCTGTAGTGGTCTTGGCCTCTTGGGCAAACTGATTAACCTTCGAAACAGAAAATGATAATTTGATGGTCAAATTCTTTCTAGTAGAAACAGGAGGGCATTACCTTAGCATGTTTTATGCGGGAACATTACCTTGGTTTACACAAGCAAGTGGATTATGACCCGAGCCTCAAGTTCATACACCAAAATTAGCAATCACTTATTTATCCTCTGTTTAAATTAAGTTTTTCTAAAATGTATCATCACAAGAAGTTAACTGGCATAGCAGTGACGTTAAGACATTCAAGCAAACATATAAATCTCTAATGATCAGTAAGAGAAGTACAAAATCATTGCATAGGTCACGAAGAGCATGTTGAGAACATATCACATTATAGAGTGAGCCAGTACAAGATACCCAATCTTTCTCTAAATAAAGGAAGCTAGAGCTCTGTATCTTTGCAAACTAATAACATACCTTTGACTGCCTAGATAAGAGATACTTAGTTTAAGTTTTCTTAATATAATCAAGAAGTGAAGATACTGGAGAGCTGCATCTGCGATTCTCTATCCCTATGGAACTACTACACCGCAAGATGATTAGACTGCAGACAAAATTCTGGCATGCAGAGAGTTTAACTATCGGGCATTGCATGATAATACGGGTCTGAACCCGAGGGCAGTCAGACATGCATCTGCATATTGCATATATGCACAATCTGATGTCAACGAAAGCAATGAACATAGAGCAACATAATATATAACTGACATAGAAGTAACACTTTATCGGTAATGGAGGAATGCAGTATTAACCAGACAACACTTTAGCCACAACATCTTGCAATACTAATCAGTTACCTATATATGTCGTCGGCGAAAATAATACAAAAGGCATACGGCACAACTACATTATGGCACATAATGCATGAGGTAAACACTAATTTAGTAATTACTCTCTCTGTAGGCCATAGGCCAACAATCATGAATGGCGATAGAGCTGTAGTTCTTGGCTGCTTGCAATGAACTTATATCAGGTATTGGCAGAGCATGGATACACGATAGATAGAACTTCCCGAAGTGCGTTACTTGTGTTAGAAATTTGAACACAGACCACCCAAATACTGGCAATAAAGCAGCAGCTCTAAACTATTGGAAACGCTTGTTCACAAAAGTTTGGAGCTCACCATGTCAAGCATACAAGCTTCCTCTGAACGTATTGTCCAAATTTGCAGTTCTATTATTCAGAACTTTATCTACATGCAACTTATTGTGTTTCCCTGACTCTAGCCCATGTAGCAATGAGCTGTACTTCTCTACTGGAGCACATTGTGTTTCCCTGACTCTAGCCCATTTAGCAATGAGCTGTACTTCTCTACTGGAGCACAGAACAACGATAACCAATAGTTGCAGAAGAGAACTTGATGATCTATTGTGAATTTGTGATCCCAATTCTGATCATAGGCAAGACAAATTATAGAATGTAGAGATCATGCTGATGTCCGACATGTAACCGTAGATGAGTATCCGCTTGTCGACTTCATTGCAGTAAGAAAGAAGGCAAACAAGGTTGGCATGCCAGAGCCTGGCCATCACCTCTACTTCTTTTGCGAAATCAGTTTTGCATTTCCTTGTTAGAGCTGACTGCCTAAGCCTTTTCAAGTAACCGTTCTTACTGATTGTACAATTATAAAGCTATTGATTAGCCTATCCATCTCTAAAAAGAGGTGCTTAAACTCCTACAAACCGAAATTGATCAAATAAGCAAATCACATATGCAATCTTGGGGATGAAATATATGTGTGCATACCTCCCGGCAAGAATTGCCGCGACGAAGCATGGAGGCAGAGCGCGGCAGCAGCGGCGCGTCAATCGTCACCAAGGAAGCAACACTGATACTCGGCTGTGCGGAAAGACGCTGTGCCGATGTGATTGTGCATATCCCTGGAACCTGAGAGCTGAGGTGGGGGCGTCCTCGTTACATTTATGTGTACAGTTCAGAGCTTGCACTACTCGTCTGAATAACATCGGATACTCCTAGTCCGCATTGGATGACGCCGCTGTCCGTGAGCACGCGGACGACGCAACTGACATGAGGCTGATGTTGGTCGGGCTCCTGTTGGCATACACGCCGGCACCGACAGCATTCAACACGCCACGCCAGCGGACAGCGCCATGGAGCGCCCGCAGCCCGACTTTCTTGGCAACGGCAGCCTGGACCTCCTGCCGGGTGACCGGCACCGGCAACGAAGGCCTAATGGTGAAAGGTCACGCTCAATCGTGCGCGTGCGTCGATTGTGCCAGGAGCTGGGCTCGTCCCCTTTTCTGGGCATAGTGTTTCCAAAAGGAAATCCATACCAGCAGGGGTGGCAGGACGGGAGAGCAGAGGGACACTTGGATGTGGCAGCAAGCAACCACCGCCACGGCTCCATCTTGGCGGCCTGCACGGCAAGATCTAGAAGCAGAGATACGGGGGAAGGCTTGAAGTCAAAATCCAATTTACCGAGACCCTAATTACAACTACTGAACTACGTATAGAAGAGGAGGATCCCTCGCGCAACTCAGCTCCAGCAGTCGCGCGGATGAGATGGGAAGGGCCGACGGCGAGGAATTTGGGAGGGGTTCTCGAAGGCTTGTTTGTTTCGTGAGAGAAGCAGAAATTTCCAAAGTATCGGCTTTGTGTTTCGGGTGTCTTCTCCAAAATTTTGTCTGATGTGTGGGGTGTTTCTGCAAAATGTGCTCGGGGACTACCTGCCTCAGTTTCAGCCTTACATTCTAGATTGGACGGTCAATATGGCATAgaggcagacacaccatcatcacaaACTGCCATTTTTATAGGAGTAGAGATTTAGATCGGGCGTGAAATAAGGAAGAAACAATTTttagtgtcaaataaggaattaaATATTTTGCttgtgtcaaataaggaattGTGTCACGAAACAAACCACACTCCTCTTTCCCCCATGCCTTCTTGCTTCATCTAGGTCTTGGTGCTCCGCCGGGATAGCCACTTACCGCTGCAACGCGCTCCTCCTTTCTCCACCATTGAAGAGGGCAGCGGATTGGCCCACCCAAGCGGCACGCCCCTCCGCCCCCAGATCCGCCCAAGTGAGGCGGTTGCTGGAATGGCCAGCCATCACCCTGCTCCTCCTTTCTCCACCATTGAAGAGGGCAACTCATTGGCCCACCCAAGCGGCACGTCCCTCCGTCCCTAGATCCGCCCAAGTGAGGCGGTTGCTGGAATGGCCAGCCATCGCCCTGCTCCTCCTTTCTCCACCATTGAAAAGGGCAACGGATTGGCCCACCCAAGCGGCACGCTCCTCCGTCCCCAGATCCGCCCAAGTGAGGCGGTTGCTGGAATGGCCAACCATCGCCCTGCTCCTCCTTTCTCCACCATTGAAGAGGGCAACGGATTGGCCCACCCAAGCGACACGCCCCTCCGTCCCCAGATCCGCCCAAGTGAGGCGGTTGCTGGAATGGCCAGCCATCGCCGCAGGGCGCAACTCCTTACCCAGATCCATGCCGTTGAGAAGGGTGACGGACTTGCCCACCCGCATGGCATGTGTGTTCGTCCCCAGATCCAGGTTGGTGAGGAGGTTGGTGCCTTCGGAATGGCCAGCCACTGCTACAGCACACACCTCCTTTCTGAGATCCACCCAGGCAGCGGATTGGCCCACCCACGCGGCACGCCCCTCCGTCCTCAGATCCACCCAAGTGAGGAGGTTGCTGGAGTGGCCAGCCACCACCGCAGCGCACGCCTCCTTTCCCAGATCCACACCATCGAGGAGTGTGACGAACTTGCCCACCCATGTGGCATGTGCGTCCGTCCCCAGATCCAGGTTGGTGAGGAGGATAATGGAACAACTCGTCGTAGACGTCGACGCCACCGCGGCACCTCGTCGGAGGCACCCTCCTCCCTGCCGGACAACGACGATATACTCAGGGAGATCTTTCTCCGCCTCCCCTCGGACCTGTACTCATTCCCCCGAGCGACTGCCATCTGCAAGCGCTGGCGAGGCCTCCTCATCGACCCCAAGTTCCTCTGCCAGTTTTACGCACACCACCGCAAGCCGCCCCTCCTCGGCATCTTCGAGAACTGCAGCAAGGAAGGTATGGTGTTCACCCCCATTCCGGCCCTAGTTGCCGACTACATCCCTCCGGAGCGGTTCTCCCTTGGACGCCCCCGACTTACCTATGTGCTCGACTGCCGCCACGGTCGCGTACTTATCGAAGATCTGGAGCAGAAATACCTCATTGTGTGCGACCCCATCACAAGTGAGAAGTGTCGCGTGGCTCTTCcatgcaagttcaagtggagcttTGTTGGAGCGGTGCTCTGCACAGCCGGCTACAAGGGGCCCTCCAGCCCCTTCAAGGTGGTATTGGTGTCCTGGGATGGCGTGGATAATCAACTCCTCGCCTACGTTTACTCCTCGATGACTGACACATGGGGCAATCTCATATCAGTTGAGGCTCCAGATAATACTTATTTTCATGGTTGTCGTAGCACCCTTGTTGGCAATGTCCTTTACTGGCCAGTTATGAATGGGAGAGGTACAATACTTGAGTTTGATTTGGACAGCCAGAACCTTACCATGATCAAGGGGCCTCCTGGTATGAATAATACTGGCAACTTTCAGATCATCCAGGCAGAGGATGGCGCCGTTGGTCTTGCCATGTTGTCTTGTCATAACCTTCAAATGTGGCAGAGGAAGGTCAATTGTCAAGGTGTTTGCATATGGTTGTTGCAGAAAACGGTTTCATTGCACAAGCTTCTTAAGATCCCTCCTCGGGGCAATAAAAGGATCAAATGGCAGGACAAATTTCTGGGCTATGAAGAGGACAACGATGTAATCTTTTTATATAGATATGAGAGTGTCTATATGGTTCAACTCAAGTCAATGCAATCCAGGAAATTTAATGGAACCCGTTTCAGGGAGTATAGGGAGTGTTGTTATCCTTTCACGGGTTTCTTCCCACCAGGTGATTGCTCATCCTTGGCGTGTATATCTTAGGAAGTAACCCAATCTTGTGATGTTTTCTACATGATTGCTCGCATAGTGTTATTGTGATTCTTAAATGTTACACTTACAACTTGAACTTAGTTAGCAATTGCACCTTTGCTAATGGACGAATTTATAGCCGTGTTATTTTAGTATATGTTATTGTTTGAATATGCTTGCCTTCTGTAGGTGATTGTTACAGTCATAGCACATAGAAATaattttttcttttatttaaaATTTGTATCACATAAATTTTCAGTTACAACTCCCATTGAATCTATGCTTTCCTGAAATAGTTGTGATTCTGTCACTTGCCAATGACCCCTCCACCTGGTGATTAGTATATTTGTATCTCTTGAAAATAAACTGAATTTCTTGTCTCTTGAGCTCCTCTATTTAAAACAGGATACCCAATCTCACTTTGTTTCTACAGTTTGTTGTTTTGGCATAATTTTTCACTTTGTTTCTACAGTTTCGAATTGTCTCATGTTGCCTTCTTGTATCATTTGTCTTTATTGTGGAACTGTTGTTAGTTACCTGAGTTCTTATGCTTCTAGGCACAACCATTACTAGTGGATGTAAAGAAGCTGAAATGTTAGGATGACTGCCTGGTTCGATATTTTAATGTGCTGAAATGGTTCAACAGGTAAGAATATCTTCTGATATAGTTTCGGAACTTCTTATTATTACAAACACTAGTCACATCTTTCAACTCCCCCACCCAACATTTTCATGTAAAAAGGCTGAATGATCTATTTGTTGTCAATCGGTATTCCTAGGAGATATATCCAGTAATGAGATATAGCTCTTTTTTGAGGCGATGTGATATATGCCTTCTTTATGTTGATGAGCTCATCATCATTTCGTACACACTTCTTGTTCATACACTGTGTTACATAGGTGCCACTATTATATTTTATCTTTGTCTGTGTCAGTTTACTAACAGATTAATGATTTTATTTTCTCTAGGTGAAGAAAGGGCTGCTGCAGTAGTTAGTTGTCACTTTGTCACATCACATTAATGTGGTCAGCGGTGTTTATGTGTTATCTGAAAAAAATTACCGTGGCTTTTAGTCTAGCCAAGCTCCTAATGTAGCAAGGTGCTTTTGAATAGCTAATCCAGGGAGTTTGAGCTTCGCAAGTCAGATTTCAAGATGTTTTTACTGCAGGGTTGTGCTTGGCTGCTCTTCTCTGGAGCCAAAAGAGTTTTGTGTAGCGTTGAGAGTTTTTGAGATGTTCTCTTGTTTAAATGACTGATGCTGAAGGAACTAGAACCCTGAAACCGAGATTGTTGCTGTTGGCTTCCGCTACTTGCTGAAACTGTGGTGGTGTTCTTAGTTTCCTGTGATGGCCTGTCGTTCTGTGATTGTTCGTTTTTGTTAGGTTTGTTTTGGTTTCGTTTCCATGTTTGTACACCGACTCTTAAATAAACATAGCTGAAACCAGGAATGTCGTGACATAGGGTGTAAAACCGACGCTGCTACCGTCTATAATACTCTAGTTTGGTGGGTCTGGTTCTGACTGAAAATTCGCAGTAATTCTCTGCCTGGATTATCAGCTGAAACACCAAGTCAGCTCAATGCTTAAGCGCCAAAGCCCAGAGGTTCTTGGTTTCGATCCTCTGCTCCGCGTTTGGTTTCGATGGATGGGTCAATGGAGGAGTCGGTTGGGTTTGATTTCTTGGTCCCTTCGATCAATCGATGGATGGAGTTATGGAGGAGTCGGTCTGGTTCCGGCGTGGATTGGCGATTTGGCGTTGCTACTAATATAGACGACGGAGGGCGAGTGCGTCGCTGCGCTGCTGATGTACGAAACTTGCCCCCCGCGAACTCGGACTGAAAACGGCGGGAACGAGCCTGTCCTTCCCTGCTCGGGCCACCGTTCCCATACCCTTCCTCCCCCTTGTCCCTCACCGCCACTACCGGCCTCTCGCGTGGCATACGAGATACGCACCAACCGTTCGGCAGAATGCCAACTAGGTGAACAACAAATTTTCTTTTAGTGTGGCATTGGCATTGTCTGAATGTTAAGCTTCACTTGGGAAAAATATCATGTAATCCCTTTGGTCTATCTTTAACACAAACTAGAGCTACTAATATGTTCCAAGAACTAGAGCCACTGTTGTGGATGATGAGCAACACATTTTTCATCGGTCATGTTCTATTACAAGTTGCTCCATGTTGGATGTATGGTCTAGTAAATGTCAAATTAGCCATGCCCAGGTGTCTCTTGCTTGGAGCTTTGGAagagtactccctccatcccataatataagacatttttgcAAGCTAATAATAACAGACGTCTTATATTATGAGACAAAGGGAGTACATGGCGAAAAGTAGTTGATGTTGTCCATTGCATGTATGCTCATGTTGGTACTCAATTAAGGTTTTTTTAATAAGCTTCTGCCTTCTGCAAATAATAACTACATGACAAAATTTATGTCAGCTCTTTGCTTAGCTAGATGTCAAAGTGTACATAACAAGCTCATGTTCGTTGCTTGATAATAGCAGCTTTGTAAATAACAAGCTGGTGTACACAAATGTCAAGATGTAATAACAATCTCTTTGCGTAATGATAATATCAGCTTTGCAAATAACAAGCTCCTGGTGTTCGGACTAGTGATAATAGCAGTCAACCTTGTTCTAACTTTTCTCTTGGATTGGAGAATCAAGTAACAGACCGAATCGAGTGGATTTTGATTTCAACTAACAcaaatgcccgtgcattgcaatggAAGAAAAATTGACGTGTCCATCAAAACATGATTAGAGTGAAAAATCACGTGACGAGGTTTAGTGATTGGAGGGAATGAAAGAACATACAACCACCGGTCAAGCCGGAAAAAAACGGCATCTTCTCTGTTAAGAGTGCTTATAAGCTTGGTCTCAGCTTGACAGAGCATGCTCGTAATGTGCCAGCCACAAGTACTAGGTCGAATGGTGATCGTGAGATTTGGAAGAAGATGTGGAGTTTGCCGGCTCCTCCCAAAGTCCGTATTTTTGCATGGCGTGCAATTACTAATTCATTAGCAATAGAGAAGAACAAGAAAAATCATCATATCCCAGTAATCGGAGTGTGCACGATCTGTGGGCAGGAACAAGAGGATGTAAAGCACGCTCTTTATCGCTGCCCGCCGGATCAGGCTTTATGGAACGCCATGCGTGACGTTTGAGACCTTCCCTCACATGCGATTATGGAGTGTCTACAAACTGAGTGAACCCCGGAGCTTTTATTCCCACGGACTGACCAAGTCTGTACTCGTATCCTGATGATCCTCTGAAGAGTATGGCATAGACATAATGAGCTTACTCATGACAAGCCTTTTCCATCTGCGGAAGGATCCTGACGGTTCTTATGCAGTTACCTGGCAAGCTTATCGCAGGTCAAGAACCAGACTACTGAGCAAATTATAAGAGGAAAAGGTGTACTGAATGGACCGGCCCCGGCTGTAGTTTCGCATATAACACATGCTACAACCAATAGTTGGGAGAGACCACATGCTGGCATGCTGAAGCTAAATATTGATGGGTCATACAGTGAGAGTATAGGGGCGGCAGGGGCAGGTATGATTCTCCGTGATGAGCATGGACGAATTGTTTTCTCTTCCTGCCGTTTTCTTCGTCGTTGCGGATCAGCACTTGAGGCGGAACTAAGTGCCTGTATGGAAGGCATGTCCCTTGCACTTGGGTGGAGTCAGCATGATGTCCTTGTTGAAACAGATTCCATGGGGGTCGCTAAGATGATTAATAATCCATCTCGAGATAGCTCACAGCTGGGTCATCTAGTTGAGCACGTGAAGCATCGCATGAACCAAGGGAGGCGTTTCGTTGTCAACAAAATCTCTCGGGAAATGAACCAAGCGAGCGATCTGCTTGCTCGTTTTGGTTGTCTAGAGGAATGAATAGTAGTTTGGTTAGGATCAGGGTCTGATGAAATATTAGACCTCATCCTACGAGATTGTAATGTGACTATTATTTAATCAATACAATCCCTTTACCCTGCAAAAAAACCAACATTTAATCAGGTACTTTTAAAGTCAGGATGTTTCTGCACATCCCACTCCTATAAATCAGGCTCTTCCTCTCAGTCCCATTCCATTAGAGTGTCCATGCCCTTAGTATTTATGCAGTCATCACATAATTCAATTTAACTAATGGAATTTAATTCCTTTCTATGCGCATCAGGCATGCCCGGACAATGTCCTTTAAGTtggattctctctctctctctctctctctctctctttctctctctctcatggTCAGGGGGAGAGCGGATATGTTAGGGTCCCTGCCAACAAGGACCCACGAGCCAGCAGCGACACGCTCACAGCTACCAGGGCCAAGAGAATCAAGAAGCCCAATGAGCGTTACGTGGGTCGCAAATGGGCCAACCCAGTGGCCATTCCTACTTAAGGCTGTCGCATCGGACGAGAAGGGCATCCAGAGGATCAGGCTATCGGCGGCGGCTACCTACCCTGTTTTCCCTTTCCTGTTCCTCTTGTTCCTCTTGCAACCACAATTCCCCAATTCATGTAAACTCTGTATCCT encodes:
- the LOC125550759 gene encoding uncharacterized protein LOC125550759 — its product is MASHRPAPPFSTIEKGNGLAHPSGTLLRPQIRPSEAVAGMANHRPAPPFSTIEEGNGLAHPSDTPLRPQIRPSEAVAGMASHRRRAQLLTQIHAVEKGDGLAHPHGMCVRPQIQVGEEVGAFGMASHCYSTHLLSEIHPGSGLAHPRGTPLRPQIHPSEEVAGVASHHRSARLLSQIHTIEECDELAHPCGMCVRPQIQVGEEDNGTTRRRRRRHRGTSSEAPSSLPDNDDILREIFLRLPSDLYSFPRATAICKRWRGLLIDPKFLCQFYAHHRKPPLLGIFENCSKEGMVFTPIPALVADYIPPERFSLGRPRLTYVLDCRHGRVLIEDLEQKYLIVCDPITSEKCRVALPCKFKWSFVGAVLCTAGYKGPSSPFKVVLVSWDGVDNQLLAYVYSSMTDTWGNLISVEAPDNTYFHGCRSTLVGNVLYWPVMNGRGTILEFDLDSQNLTMIKGPPGMNNTGNFQIIQAEDGAVGLAMLSCHNLQMWQRKVNCQGVCIWLLQKTVSLHKLLKIPPRGNKRIKWQDKFLGYEEDNDVIFLYRYESVYMVQLKSMQSRKFNGTRFREYRECCYPFTGFFPPGTTITSGCKEAEMLG